The Thioclava sp. GXIMD2076 region CAGCGCCCCGCAAGCGCAGACAGCGCGTGTCGCCCAGATGCACGATATGCGCCGACTGACCCCGCGCAATCAGCGCGGTGAAGGTGGTGACCTGTCCCTCCGCCTCGGGCGAGCCGGAACGGTTCTGGGCGTGGAAGAAGGAATTGAGCGCCGAGATCAGCCGAGCCGAGCAATCCGCCACCGTCCAGCTTTCGGGGGCGGAATAGTAATCCTGCGCGAATTGCAGCACCGCCATCTGCGCGGCCTTGTCCGAATTGCGCCCCGTGCTGATGCCGTCGGCTATGCAGATCACCGCGCCCTTGGCATGCAGCTCGTAGGGCTCGGACGGGATGCGTCCCGAGATCGCGTCATCATTACGCGGCTTGGGGCCAGCGGTGGAATAGCCGCCCATCACGGCCTTTAACGGATGGGTGGGGAACTGGTCTTTCATACGCGCATAACTCGGAACGGATCTGGTGCCCATGATGACCTCCCTCACTGCGCTGCCCGATATTCAGGGCGACCCCTCCCGCCGCCCTGCCTTGTGGCAGGCCTTCAGCCCACCTTGATCATGGTCACCGAACCGCCCTCGTCAACCTCGGCGATCTCGCCCGAGGGCTCCTCGAGGAAACACAGCGCGATAAAGCCGATGATTGCGGTGCCCGCGATCACAAGGAAGAAGGTCGAGGCCGGCACAAGCGAGTAGATGATCAGGTAGATCACCGCGCCGGTATTGCCATAGGCCCCCGTCATCCCCGCGATCTGGCCGGTGAGCGAGCGCTTGATCAGTGGCACAACCGCAAAGACCGCGCCTTCGCCCGCCTGCACGAAGAACGAGCAGGCCATGGCCGCAACCACCGCCAGCCAGACCGGCCAGCTGCTATCGACGATCCCCATAAGCGCATAACCCACCGCCAGACCGGCGGTCAGGATCAGAAGCGTTTTCTTGCGCCCGTAGCGGTCGGAGATGATCCCGCCGCCCGGACGCGACATGAGGTTCATGAAGGCATAGGCCGAGGCCACCATCCCCGCCACCACGGGGCTCAGGCCGAAGGTCTCGGCAAAAAACAGGGGCAGCATGGAGACCACGGCCAGCTCCGAGCCGAAGGTCGCGAAATAGAGGATATTGAGGATCGCCACCTGCTTGAACTTGTAGCGCTGGAACTCCGGCACCTCTTCCTTGAAGACGCGGCGATTGGCGCGAATTGCCAGCATCGCGTCATAGGCATAAAGCAGCAAAAGCCCGAAATAGACGATATTGGTGGTCATCGGCGTGAAGATACCGACGTTTTTCAGCCGCCATGCCAGCGCCCCGAGAGCGATATAAAGCGGGATCTTCATGACCAGCAGGAAGTAGAGATCGCTCTTGGAGGTCACCTCCATCGCGGTGGCATTTTTCGGGCGGAAATATTTGGAGCCTTTTGGCACGTCCTGCACCGAGGCGTAATAGATGAAGCCGAAGACCAGCGAGAGCGCCCCTGTCAGCCCGATCGACCAGCGCCAGCCATCCTCGCCGCCAAACATCAGCGCAATGGTCGGCAGGGTAAAGGCCGCCGCAGCCGAGCCGAAATTGCCCCAGCCACCATAGATGCCTTCCGCCGTGCCAAGTTCATTGGCCGGAAACCATTCCGAAACCATGCGGATCCCGATGACAAACCCCGCCCCGATGAACCCGAGCGCGAAACGCGCCAATGCCAGCTGCGTGAAACTGTCGGCCACGGCAAAGATGAAGCACGGGATCGAGCAGAGAATCAGAAGCCCAGAATAGACGCGGCGTGGTCCGAACTGGTCGGTCATCATACCGATGATGATGCGCGCAGGGATAGTCAGCGCCACGTTGAGGATCAGAAGGGTCGTCACCTGCGGTTTGCTCAGGCCAAGGCTCGCCTGTATCTGCGCCAGAAGCGGCGCGAGGTTAAACCAGACAACAAAGGTCAGAAAGAACGCAAACCAGGTCAGATGCAGGATCTTCATCTTTCCTGTGAATGAAAAAATGTTGAAGCCGGATGGTGACATGAGAGATCCTTCGACATGTCGCGGATGAAAATCTATTAGAATCCGGTCCTAGTTAAACGCGAATTCCCCGGCAGGATATCTGGCATTGGCAATCCAGAGGCAAAACACCGATCTTTGATACCCCCTGCCGCACGCTTGCGCGGCCACCCCCGATCTTTGTTCCCAAAACCTGTGCTTCCGTCATATTTGCACGCGTGCCCTCCTCCGGCACGGCGACACCGACAGGACATCGGCTTCGTCCAGCGGCCCGAACGCCTATACGGCACAGACATGCGCTTGCACCGAGGCTCACTTTAAGCGAGCTTGCTGACAGGAAAACCGTTCTTGGGGGGAGACAAGAAGATGCGATTTCTGTCGGTGGGGGAATGTATGCTGGAACTGTCCGAAGCGGACGGTGATCTCTGGCATATGGGCATTGCAGGCGATACGCTCAACACAGCATGGTATGCGCGAGCGCAGCTGCCCGCGCAATGGCAGGTGGAGTATGGCACGGTCATCGGACGCGACCGGTTCTCGGCGCGCATCCCGGTCTTCCTTGAAGATAACGGCATCGGAACGGGCGCCTTGCGGTTCCACGAGACGCGAACGATCGGGCTCTATGCCATTACGCTGGCCGCCGGAGAGCGCAGCTTCACCTACTGGCGCGAGAACTCGGCCGCAAGAACCCTCGCGGATGATCCGCAGGCGTTGGCGGCAACGATGGCAGGCGCGGCGGTCATTCATATCTCGGGCATCACGCTCGCGATCCTGTCCCCTTCAGGCCGCGAGGCGCTGATCGGGGCGCTGGCGCAGGCCAGAGCGGAGGGCGTGATGACGGTTCTGGACCCCAATATCCGCCCGAAACTCTGGGAGAGCCCGCACTCTGCCCGCGACTGGCTCACCCGCGCAGCGGGCGCAGCATCGGTTATTCTGCCAAGTTTCGATGACGAGGCCGCCTGTTTTGGCGACCGGACGCCCGAGGAGACCTGCACCCGATATGCCGCATCCGGCGCGCGGACCGTCATCGTCAAGAATGGCGGTGCCGGCATCATGGCCCACCACGCCGGAGAGGACCACCGGTTCGATGCGCTCGAACAGGTGGAGCCGGTGGACACAACCGGAGCGGGCGATAGCTTCAATGGCGCCTGTCTGGCCGAACTGGCCACCGGCAGACCGCTTGCACGCGCGATCGCGGCGGGCCATGACATGGCGCGCCGCGTGGTCAGGCATCGCGGGGCGCTGATCCCCATGGCCGATCTGGTCTGATGGCCCGTTTCATGGCCCTGCGCCCAATGCAGGCGCAACTCGTCGCAGCGATCAGCCGCTATGGCCAGCTGGGGCTTGCCGCCGAGATCTGCGGACTTGCCCAGCCCGCAGCCTCGCGCATGCTGCGCGAGCTGGAGACGCATTATGAGGCCGCGCTGTTTGTGCGCACACCGAAGGGGATGGAGCCCACCGCCGAAGGCGCACTTCTGGCGGCCTATGCGGCCGAGCTTGTCTCTGCGCAGACGCGCCTATCGCAAGCCCTTGGCACCTTCAAGGCGGGCCAAAGCGGGCGGGTGCGTATCGGTGCGGTGACAGGACCTGCCATCGGGATCGTCGTGCCCGCAATCACACAGATGAAACGCACCTCGCCCGAAGTGGATCTGACGCTCGAGGTCGCGCCCTCCACCCAGCTTGTCGAAGCCCTCCAGCGCAATGAACTGGACTTCGTTCTGGCCCGCCTGCCCGAGAGCGTCGACGATCGCGGATTTGCGATCTGGCCCGGACGCGAAGAGGCGGTCGATCTTCTGGTCCGGCACGATCACCCGCTTCTGGCGGAAAAACCGCTCAATCTCGCGGCCCTGCACGACCGCCTCTGGGTCATGCAGCAACACGGCACGCCGATCCGTCGCGCGGTCGAAAACGCCTTTCATGAAAACGGCCTCACATCGCCTGCGAATGTCGTCTCGGCCTCTTCGATCCTGGTCATCATCGCGCTTCTGCGCGACAGCGATGCCATTGCCGCCCTCTCGCGCGAGGTGGCCGAGATGATGATCGACCATCCGGTCAGTGCGGCCTTCAGGCGCTTGCCGCTCGACACCCCGATCCATGTCGCGCCCTATCAGATCCTGCGATGGCGGGACCAGCATCTCGGGCCTGCAGCAGAGGCCCTGTTTACCGCAATACGCGCCAGGCTGGCGCCCGGCGCATAATGCCCCCGCGCAGGCGGACCGGTCTCAGCCCAGATCCGCAGGCAGGATCTCGGCGGGGATGTTCTGGTAGCAGACCGGTCGCAGGAAGCGCCGGATCGCCATCGTGCCCACCGAGGTGGCCCCGAAATTGGTGGAGGCAGGATAGGGCCCGCCATGCACCATGCTGTCCACCACCTCGACACCCGTCGGGAAACCGTTGAACAGAACGCGGCCCGCCTTGCGTTCGAGCACGGGCAGCAGCGCGCGCGCAAGAGCGCTATCGCCTGCCTCCATATGCACAGTCGCGGTCAGCTGCCCCTCAAAGCGGCGGGCAAGATCGGTCATTTCCGCGCCATCGGCCACCCGCACCACAAGGCTGAGCGGACCGAAGACCTCCTCGGAGAGGATATGATCGTTCACGAATGTCTGGGCGCTGACCTCATAGAGATTGGGCCGTGCCTCGCGGCCCTCCGATGTGGTGGTGTAGACAGGCCGCACGGAATTACGCCCGTCAAACCGTGCCTGACCCTCCCGATAGGCGCGCGCCATCCCTGCGGTCAGCATCACTTGCGGTCCGATCTCCTTCAGAGCTTCGGCCGTGGCCGCAACAAAGGCATCTCCCGCGGGCCCTTCGGGAACCACAGCGATACCTGCATTGGTGCATAGCTGCCCCGCCGATCCGGTCATTGAGGCCGCCCAGCCCTTACCCAGAGCCCCTGCGCGCGCATGCAGCGCCTCGGGGAGCAGGAACATCGGGTTGACGGAGCCCAGCTCGCCGAAAAACGGGATCGGTTCGGGACGCGCGGCGCACAGGTCGAAGAGCGCGCGTCCCCCGCCCAAGGATCCTGTAAAGCCCACCGCCTTGATATCCGGGTGCTGCACGAGAGCGGCCCCCACCTCACGCTTGCCGCCCTGCACCATGGAAAACACCCCCGGATGCTGCCGGGTGCGCAGGATCGCGGCATGGATCGCCTCGGCCACGATCTCGCCCATGCCGGGATGGGCGGAATGGCCCTTGACCACCACCGGACAGCCCGCCGCCAGTGCCGCCGCCGTATCGCCCCCCGCCACCGAGAAGGCCAGCGGGAAATTGGACGCCCCGAAGACCGCAACCGGCCCGATCGGGCGCTGCATCAACCGCAGATCGGGGCGCGGCAGGGGGTGGCGGTCGGGCAAAGCCGCATCATGGCGGATATCGAGATAGCTGCCCTCGCGGAGGGTGGTGGCAAACAACCTGAGCTGGCCCACGGTACGCCCGCGCTCGCCATTCAGACGCGCCTCGGGCAGACCGGTTTCCTGACAGCCGATCTCGGTGATCTGCGCGCCGCGCGCCTCGATTTCCTCGGCGATAGCCTCGAGGAAGCCGGCACGATGCTCGCGGGAGGCATAGCCATAGGACCAGAAGGCCTCCTCGGCGGCACGGGCGGCACGGTCCACCAATTCCACCGTTCCCATCGAGAAGGCCACAGCCGGTCCATAGACCGGCTCGTTCTCGAATGTCTCGGAGCTGGCCACCCATTCGCCTGCGATCAGATGTTTGCCATGCGGTGTAAATTTCATAAGGATATCCTTCTATATCGTAGGGTTAGATCTCGCGCGCCGGACGTGATCCGCGGACTGGCGGACGGGGTGGGCGCTAGCGCCCGAACCCCTGATTGGTATCTCCCAGCGCGTGGCGCACCACAAAGACCATCACCAGGCCGAACACCAGAGCCGCCGACATGAAGTAGAGGCCCGAGGACAGGTTACCCGTCGCATCGCGCAGGAGCCCGATCCCGAAGGGTCCGATATAGCCGCCCAGATTGGCCAGAGAGTTGATGGTGGCGATGCCTACTGCGGCACGCGCCCCTGTCAGGAAGAGGCCGGGCAAGGCCCAGATCACCGCCTGAATGGAGTAGATGCAGAAGGCCGTCACGCAGAGCAGCGCCATCTGCAGCACCGGTGCGTTGGCCATCGCCGAGCCCGCCATCGACAGGGCTGCCACCCCCGCCATGAGGACCATATGCCAGTGGCGCTCGCCCTTTCGGTCGGACGAACGGGGCACATAGATCAGCCCCAAGACCGCGAAGAGATAGGGTATGGCATAAAGGAAGCCCGTAACGGTATCGCTGGTGCCGAACTGGCTGATGATGGTGGGAAGCCAAAGCGACAGCCCGTAGATCGCCAGCGGAAACGGCAGGAACAGCGCGGCCAGCAACAGCACGCGGCGGTCGAGCATCGCCCTGAGCGGGTTACCGTGGCTAACCAGATTGCGGCTGGCCGCCTCCTGATCGAGCTGGCGTTCCAGCCAGATCCGGTCCTCGCGCGGCAGCCAGCGCGCCTTGGCGGGCGTGTCCGGCAGCAGGCGCAATGTCGGCCCTGCCAGCAGGATCGCGGGCAATCCGCAGACCACGAAGAGAAGCTGCCAGTTGGCCAGCCCGAAGGCACCATTTCCCGCCAGTATCATGCCTGCCACAGGGCCGGTGATAATCAGCGCAATCGGCTGGGCCAGCACCAGCAACCCGATGATGCGGGCGCGGTGGCGCAGCGGGAACCATTTCGTCAGGAAATAGATGATGCCCGGATAGAGCCCCGCCTCGGCCGCGCCCAGCAAGAACCGCAGCACATAGAACGACATGGGTCCGCTGATCGCCGCCATCGCCACGATGATCACCCCCCATGTAATCAGGATGCGGGCAAACCAGATGCGCGCGCCATATCTGTCCAGCGCAAGGTTCGAGGGCACCTCGCACAGGAAATAGCCGATGAAGAACAGCCCCGCCCCCATGCCATAGGCGGTTTCACTGATCCCCACATCCACATTCATATGCAATTTGGCAAAGCCCACCATCGCGCGGTCGACATAGGCCACGATATACAGCAGCGCCAGAAACGGCAGCAGGCGGGTGCTGGTCAGCCTGATAATGCGCTTTTCCTGACTGTCGGTCGTATCGGCGCGGCCGGCATGGCCGGACACAGCGCCTTTCGGATAGGTCTGTTCCATAAATCCTCCCTCTCCCGCAAAGGGCGCCCGTCTCCTCCGTGGCGCGGCCTCGCGGGGATGTTCAAAAGCCTCAGTGGCTGTCACGGCCCACCGCATTGCCACGGCAGCCCTTCAGGAAGTCGAGATCGGCGCCCGTATCGGCCCCCTCGACATGGGTCTGATGCAGATAGGCATAGCCGCTGGTGGCAATCTCGTGGCGCGGAGTCCATGCCGCCAGACGGGCAGTCAGCTCGGCCTCGGAGATGTCCAGATGAAGGCGGCGGTTGGGCACATCCAGCTCGATCATATCCCCCGATTGCACCACCGCGAGCGGCCCGCCGGCTGCGGCCTCGGGCGCGGTATGCAGCACCACCGTGCCATAGGCCGTCCCCGACATACGCGCATCCGAGATCCGCACCATATCGGTCACCCCCTTGCGCAACACCTTGGGCGGCAGGCCCATATTGCCCACCTCGGCCATGCCCGGATAACCTTTGGGGCCGCAATTCTTGAGCACCATGACGCAGGTCTCGTCGATATCGAGCGCCTCGTCATTGATGCGGGCCTTGTAATCGTCGATATCCTCGAACACGACCGCCCGCCCGCGATGGGTCAGCAGATGCGCACTGGCCGCCGAGGGTTTGAGCACGGCTCCCTTGGGCGCGAGATTGCCGCGCAGCACGGCGATCCCGCCCTGATCGGTCAGCGCACGGTCGGCAGGGCGGATGACATCCTCGTTCCAGTTGCGCACCGAGGCGACCTCGTCCCAGATGGTCTGGCCTGAAACGGTCAGCGCCTCCTTGTGCAGCTGGCCGCTTTCCCCGAGCCGTTTGATCACCACCGGCAGACCACCGGCATAGAAGAACTCCTCCATCAGATACGCGCCCGACGGCATGAGATTGACGATGGTCTTCACATCGCGCCCGCAGCGGTCCCAGTCATCGAGCGTCAGATCGACCCCCATCCGCCCCGCAATCGCCAGCAGATGCACCACCGCATTGGTCGAGCCGCCAATCGCGCCATTGGTGCGGATCGCGTTCTCGAACGCCTCCTTGGTCATGATATCCGAAGGTTTGAGATCGTCCTTGACCATCTGCACGATCCGCCGCCCCGACATCTGCGCCATCACGCGGCGGCGGCTGTCGACCGCAGGGATCGCCGCATTGCCCGACAGCGCCATACCAAGAGCCTCGGCCATCGAGGCCATGGTCGAGGCCGTGCCCATCGTGTTGCAGGTGCCGGTGGACCGGCTCATGGATTGCTCGGCCTCGAGGAAATCGTCCTGCGTCATCTCTCCGGCCTTCACGGCTTCGGAGAATTTCCACAGATGGGTGCCCGAGCCCACGCGCTCGCCACGGAACGACCCGTTCAGCATCGGGCCGCCCGTCACCACGATCGAGGGCACATCGCAGCTTGCCGCCGCCATCAGAAGCGAGGGGGTGGTCTTGTCGCAGCCCACCATCAGCACGCAGCCGTCAATGGGCTGGCCGCGCAGGGTTTCCTCGATGGACAGCGCCGCGAGGTTGCGGAACATCATGGCCGAGGGCCGGAAGGTGTTCTCCGAGGCCGAGAAGACCGGCACTTCCACCGGAAAACCGCCCGCCTCCCAGATGCCTGCCTTCACCTTCTCGGCCAGTTCGCGCAGATGGCCGTTGCAGGGCGTCAGTTCGGACCATGTATTCATGATGCCGATGATCGGCCGCCCGTCGAAGAGATCATGCGGATAGCCCTGATTTTTCAGCCAGCCACGGTGGTAGATCGTATCGCGCGAATTGCCGCCATACCATTCCTGCGAGCGCAGCTTGCGCGGCCAGGGCGCGGGGGTGAAGCTCTGTGCCATGGACATCTCCTTACAATGCCGCCACGTCGACAAACCCCTCATCGGCGGCCACCGCCAGAGGGTTGCGCAGGGGCTGCCCGAACTCGGGGGCGAAAAGCTCGAACACATCCCCCGCCTGCGGCGCGATCTGGCTGCCAAACGACAGGGTCGCGGTGCCGAACATATGCACATGCAGATCCCCCGCCCTGCGGAAGGGCGCATATTTGAAGTGATGGTGCTCGAGATTGGCGATGGTGTGGGACATGTTGTCCTCCCCCGACAGGAAGGGCTTGTCGAAGATCACCTGATCGCCGCGCAGGATCCGCGAGCGGCCCTCGATATGTCTGGGCAAATCGCCGAGACGCATCTCGGGGCCGAAGGCGGCAGGGCGCAGCTTGGAATGGGCCAGATAGAGATAGTTCAGCTTTTCCGTCACATGGTCGGAAAACTCGTTGGCCAGAGCGAAGCCCGCGCGATGGGGCCTGCCATCAGGACCGATCAGATAGAAGCCCGCAATCTCGGGCTCCTCGCCGCCATCAAGGGCGAAGGCGGGCGAGATCAGCGCATCATTCGTGGCCACCGCCTGAGTGCCCGGCCCCTTGTAGAACCATTCGGGCTGGGCACCGATGGCGCCTTTGGCGGGCTTGCCACCCTCGAGCCCCATCTGGAACATCTTCATGCTGTCCGAGACATGGGTCTCGGATTTGGCATGCATGGAATTGCGGGTCGAGGCCGACCCCGTATGCGTGAGCCCCGTGCCACACAGATACATCCGCGCGGGCTCGGGATGGCGCATCGGCACATCCAGCGCGCCTTTGGCGGCCTGTTCCGCCACATCCACCGTCTCGCCCCCTTCGGGCAGGATCGTGGCCAGAGGTCGCCCCCGGGCAATGGCGTCACGCGCCAGTTCATAGGTCGTCAGGCCCTGCACGAGCCGTGCGGCCCCGCCCTGGCGGATGATGACACCCCCCGCCTTCAGCTGACTGAGATAGACCGTCATTCGAATTCTCCTCCTGAACAAGAGCGGACCCGCCCGAGCCATCGGCCGGACGCGCCATATAGAGGCGGGTGCTCTTGTGATATCCTCCATCGCGGGCTCCTCTCCCGCTCGAGGGGAGATTAGAAAGCCGCGGGATAGCATTCAAATATCAATATCGGCGCATCGCATACCAAAACTGGTATGCCTCAATAGACCTTGGTCGTGGCGCTGGCTTTGGCGGGGGCCGTGGCGTGGAAGTCCTCGAGGAGCCTTGACGCCCCGATGGCCAGAAGCCCCACATCATGGCCGATCGCCACAAAGCTCGCCCCCAATTCGGCATAGCGTTTCGACAGTCCCAGATCCCCGATCAGGATGCCTGCCGCCTTGCCGTGGCCGATGATGCGGGCGATCATGTCCTCGATGACCTCCTGCACATAGGGATGGGCCGGATCATCCAGATGGCCAAGGCTGGCCGCCAGATCGGCGGGGCCGATGAAGATACCATCAACCCCTTCGACACTGGCGATCTCGTCGAGGTTCTCGAGCCCCTTGGCGGTTTCGACCTGCACCAGAAGGCAGGTCTGGGCATCAGCGGTTTTCACATAATCGGGTATCCGGCCAAAGCCGGAGGCGCGCCCTACCACAGCCCCGACCCCGCGGATGCCATGCGGCGGATAGCGCATGGCGCGCACCAGATCGCGGGCCTGGGCTGCGGTTTCCACCATCGGCACCAGAACCGTCTGGGCCCCCGCATCGAGCACCTGCTTGATGATCCATGCCTCCCCCACCGGCACTCGCACGATGGCATGGGTCGCGCTGCCGCGCAGGGCTCCGATCTGGCCGGAGATGGTGGCCAGATCGTTGGGGCCGTGCTCGCCATCGATCAGCAGCCAGTCATATCCGGCATCAGCGCAAAGCTCGGTGCAATAGGGATGGGCGAGGTCCTGCCACAGACCGATCTGCAGGCGCTTCTCCTGCAGGGCTTTCTTGAACGGGTTCAAAGGGGCTGGCATGGTTTTATCTCCTTGAAAGGTATTACAAAACAGCGGTCATGCCGCCATCGACATAAAGGATCTGGCCATTGACGTAATCCGAGGCGGAGGAGGCGAGGAACACTAGCGCGCCCTGCAGCTCCTCGGGGCGGCCCCAGCGGCCTGCGGGGGCGCGGCCCCGCACGAACCCGTCGAAAGCCGGATCCTCCTGCAGCGCCTGGGTCATATCGGTGATCATGTAGCCCGGACCGATGGCATTGGCCTGGATATTCGCGCCCGCCCATTCGGCAGCCATGGATTGCGTGAGCATCCGGATGCCGCCTTTGGCGACCGTATAGGGCGCGACGGTGGCGCGGGCGAGCTGGCTCATGAGCGATCCGATATTGATGATCTTGCCGCCGCCGCGCGGCCCCATACGGCGTGCCGCCTCGCGCCCGCACAGGAAGGCCGCCGTCAGATTGGTCTCCAGCACACGGGTCCAGTCAGCCAGCGCCAGATCGAGCAGGGGCTGGCGGTGCTGGATACCGGCATTGTTGACGAGGATATCCACGGCCACGCCCTGCGCATCGAGCGCCTCGAACGCCACCATCACCTGATCCTCGCAGGTGACATCGAAGGCGCAAGCCTGCACATCATGGCCCAGTGCCGCCAGTTCGGCACGGGTCGCCTCGAGCCGGTCGGGGTTGATCCCGTTCAGGATCACCTTCGCCCCCGCCTCGGCCAGACCGGTGGCA contains the following coding sequences:
- a CDS encoding NarK family nitrate/nitrite MFS transporter, with protein sequence MSPSGFNIFSFTGKMKILHLTWFAFFLTFVVWFNLAPLLAQIQASLGLSKPQVTTLLILNVALTIPARIIIGMMTDQFGPRRVYSGLLILCSIPCFIFAVADSFTQLALARFALGFIGAGFVIGIRMVSEWFPANELGTAEGIYGGWGNFGSAAAAFTLPTIALMFGGEDGWRWSIGLTGALSLVFGFIYYASVQDVPKGSKYFRPKNATAMEVTSKSDLYFLLVMKIPLYIALGALAWRLKNVGIFTPMTTNIVYFGLLLLYAYDAMLAIRANRRVFKEEVPEFQRYKFKQVAILNILYFATFGSELAVVSMLPLFFAETFGLSPVVAGMVASAYAFMNLMSRPGGGIISDRYGRKKTLLILTAGLAVGYALMGIVDSSWPVWLAVVAAMACSFFVQAGEGAVFAVVPLIKRSLTGQIAGMTGAYGNTGAVIYLIIYSLVPASTFFLVIAGTAIIGFIALCFLEEPSGEIAEVDEGGSVTMIKVG
- a CDS encoding sugar kinase, whose translation is MRFLSVGECMLELSEADGDLWHMGIAGDTLNTAWYARAQLPAQWQVEYGTVIGRDRFSARIPVFLEDNGIGTGALRFHETRTIGLYAITLAAGERSFTYWRENSAARTLADDPQALAATMAGAAVIHISGITLAILSPSGREALIGALAQARAEGVMTVLDPNIRPKLWESPHSARDWLTRAAGAASVILPSFDDEAACFGDRTPEETCTRYAASGARTVIVKNGGAGIMAHHAGEDHRFDALEQVEPVDTTGAGDSFNGACLAELATGRPLARAIAAGHDMARRVVRHRGALIPMADLV
- a CDS encoding LysR family transcriptional regulator, whose amino-acid sequence is MARFMALRPMQAQLVAAISRYGQLGLAAEICGLAQPAASRMLRELETHYEAALFVRTPKGMEPTAEGALLAAYAAELVSAQTRLSQALGTFKAGQSGRVRIGAVTGPAIGIVVPAITQMKRTSPEVDLTLEVAPSTQLVEALQRNELDFVLARLPESVDDRGFAIWPGREEAVDLLVRHDHPLLAEKPLNLAALHDRLWVMQQHGTPIRRAVENAFHENGLTSPANVVSASSILVIIALLRDSDAIAALSREVAEMMIDHPVSAAFRRLPLDTPIHVAPYQILRWRDQHLGPAAEALFTAIRARLAPGA
- a CDS encoding aldehyde dehydrogenase (NADP(+)), which translates into the protein MKFTPHGKHLIAGEWVASSETFENEPVYGPAVAFSMGTVELVDRAARAAEEAFWSYGYASREHRAGFLEAIAEEIEARGAQITEIGCQETGLPEARLNGERGRTVGQLRLFATTLREGSYLDIRHDAALPDRHPLPRPDLRLMQRPIGPVAVFGASNFPLAFSVAGGDTAAALAAGCPVVVKGHSAHPGMGEIVAEAIHAAILRTRQHPGVFSMVQGGKREVGAALVQHPDIKAVGFTGSLGGGRALFDLCAARPEPIPFFGELGSVNPMFLLPEALHARAGALGKGWAASMTGSAGQLCTNAGIAVVPEGPAGDAFVAATAEALKEIGPQVMLTAGMARAYREGQARFDGRNSVRPVYTTTSEGREARPNLYEVSAQTFVNDHILSEEVFGPLSLVVRVADGAEMTDLARRFEGQLTATVHMEAGDSALARALLPVLERKAGRVLFNGFPTGVEVVDSMVHGGPYPASTNFGATSVGTMAIRRFLRPVCYQNIPAEILPADLG
- a CDS encoding MFS transporter; protein product: MEQTYPKGAVSGHAGRADTTDSQEKRIIRLTSTRLLPFLALLYIVAYVDRAMVGFAKLHMNVDVGISETAYGMGAGLFFIGYFLCEVPSNLALDRYGARIWFARILITWGVIIVAMAAISGPMSFYVLRFLLGAAEAGLYPGIIYFLTKWFPLRHRARIIGLLVLAQPIALIITGPVAGMILAGNGAFGLANWQLLFVVCGLPAILLAGPTLRLLPDTPAKARWLPREDRIWLERQLDQEAASRNLVSHGNPLRAMLDRRVLLLAALFLPFPLAIYGLSLWLPTIISQFGTSDTVTGFLYAIPYLFAVLGLIYVPRSSDRKGERHWHMVLMAGVAALSMAGSAMANAPVLQMALLCVTAFCIYSIQAVIWALPGLFLTGARAAVGIATINSLANLGGYIGPFGIGLLRDATGNLSSGLYFMSAALVFGLVMVFVVRHALGDTNQGFGR
- the araD gene encoding L-arabinonate dehydratase yields the protein MAQSFTPAPWPRKLRSQEWYGGNSRDTIYHRGWLKNQGYPHDLFDGRPIIGIMNTWSELTPCNGHLRELAEKVKAGIWEAGGFPVEVPVFSASENTFRPSAMMFRNLAALSIEETLRGQPIDGCVLMVGCDKTTPSLLMAAASCDVPSIVVTGGPMLNGSFRGERVGSGTHLWKFSEAVKAGEMTQDDFLEAEQSMSRSTGTCNTMGTASTMASMAEALGMALSGNAAIPAVDSRRRVMAQMSGRRIVQMVKDDLKPSDIMTKEAFENAIRTNGAIGGSTNAVVHLLAIAGRMGVDLTLDDWDRCGRDVKTIVNLMPSGAYLMEEFFYAGGLPVVIKRLGESGQLHKEALTVSGQTIWDEVASVRNWNEDVIRPADRALTDQGGIAVLRGNLAPKGAVLKPSAASAHLLTHRGRAVVFEDIDDYKARINDEALDIDETCVMVLKNCGPKGYPGMAEVGNMGLPPKVLRKGVTDMVRISDARMSGTAYGTVVLHTAPEAAAGGPLAVVQSGDMIELDVPNRRLHLDISEAELTARLAAWTPRHEIATSGYAYLHQTHVEGADTGADLDFLKGCRGNAVGRDSH
- the araD1 gene encoding AraD1 family protein; translation: MTVYLSQLKAGGVIIRQGGAARLVQGLTTYELARDAIARGRPLATILPEGGETVDVAEQAAKGALDVPMRHPEPARMYLCGTGLTHTGSASTRNSMHAKSETHVSDSMKMFQMGLEGGKPAKGAIGAQPEWFYKGPGTQAVATNDALISPAFALDGGEEPEIAGFYLIGPDGRPHRAGFALANEFSDHVTEKLNYLYLAHSKLRPAAFGPEMRLGDLPRHIEGRSRILRGDQVIFDKPFLSGEDNMSHTIANLEHHHFKYAPFRRAGDLHVHMFGTATLSFGSQIAPQAGDVFELFAPEFGQPLRNPLAVAADEGFVDVAAL
- a CDS encoding HpcH/HpaI aldolase/citrate lyase family protein, with translation MPAPLNPFKKALQEKRLQIGLWQDLAHPYCTELCADAGYDWLLIDGEHGPNDLATISGQIGALRGSATHAIVRVPVGEAWIIKQVLDAGAQTVLVPMVETAAQARDLVRAMRYPPHGIRGVGAVVGRASGFGRIPDYVKTADAQTCLLVQVETAKGLENLDEIASVEGVDGIFIGPADLAASLGHLDDPAHPYVQEVIEDMIARIIGHGKAAGILIGDLGLSKRYAELGASFVAIGHDVGLLAIGASRLLEDFHATAPAKASATTKVY
- a CDS encoding SDR family oxidoreductase: MPDFSLGGKTALVTGSSRGLGRAFATGLAEAGAKVILNGINPDRLEATRAELAALGHDVQACAFDVTCEDQVMVAFEALDAQGVAVDILVNNAGIQHRQPLLDLALADWTRVLETNLTAAFLCGREAARRMGPRGGGKIINIGSLMSQLARATVAPYTVAKGGIRMLTQSMAAEWAGANIQANAIGPGYMITDMTQALQEDPAFDGFVRGRAPAGRWGRPEELQGALVFLASSASDYVNGQILYVDGGMTAVL